The following coding sequences lie in one Xyrauchen texanus isolate HMW12.3.18 chromosome 25, RBS_HiC_50CHRs, whole genome shotgun sequence genomic window:
- the si:ch211-149b19.4 gene encoding uncharacterized protein si:ch211-149b19.4 has product MCFSYSAVSFIIMSSYFYRSEEMLKILLTVCVFGVLPLNTDQFPAAQGFTFLLYPVSAVGPYQQHTLLIPVTTSDRNTQLTHTAPADHSRMGHQRMFEPLKANGAFLKSVTSSAPVPARGTAPDLPALPSESPALQAQMSNFLPSNVPQQVYSFIQKAVTSESDSSEEGDVAQVIYVLPVGVESPNMGVMEGTSTDPVPGHLQVPTSTSATSTAAHPEAQGQFGGTTGAATRAQRGILEEKGL; this is encoded by the exons ATGTGTTTCTCATATTCTGCTGTGAGTTTTATAATCATGTCTTCATATTTCTACAGATCTGAAGAGATGCTGAAGATCCTGCTGacggtgtgtgtgtttggggttcTTCCGCTGAATACagatcag tttcCAGCAGCGCAGGGATTCACTTTTCTGCTGTATCCAGTTTCAGCTGTGGGTCCGTATCAACAACACACACTTCTGATACCAGTGACCACATCTGACCGCAACACACAACTAACACACACTGCACCGGCAGACCACAGCAGg ATGGGCCATCAACGCATGTTTGAGCCTTTAAAAGCAAACGGTGCGTTTCTCAAGTCTGTGACAAGCTCCGCCCCTGTCCCTGCCCGTGGCACCGCCCCTGATCTTCCCGCCCTCCCGTCTGAGTCTCCGGCTCTGCAGGCGCAG ATGTCGAATTTCCTCCCGTCAAACGTCCCGCAGCAG GTGTATTCATTCATCCAGAAGGCTGTAACC TCAGAGTCCGACAGCTCAGAAGAAGGTGACGTTGCTCAG GTGATTTACGTGCTGCCCGTCGGTGTGGAATCACCCAATATGGGTGTGATGGAGGGCACCAGCACCGACCCCGTACCCGGGCATCTTCAGGTCCCGACCTCCACCTCTGCCACATCGACTGCTGCCCATCCTGAAGCTCAGGGACAGTTCGGGGGCACTACAGGTGCAGCAACACGGGCACAGAGAGGCATTCTGGAAGAAAAGGGGCTCTAA